The following proteins come from a genomic window of Gracilinanus agilis isolate LMUSP501 unplaced genomic scaffold, AgileGrace unplaced_scaffold60441, whole genome shotgun sequence:
- the LOC123256531 gene encoding LOW QUALITY PROTEIN: grifin-like (The sequence of the model RefSeq protein was modified relative to this genomic sequence to represent the inferred CDS: substituted 1 base at 1 genomic stop codon): MDXLGNGKEAPICTPAFPSFSFHSQFEAFCSGGLVPGWSLIVQGQTNSKDDEFEINFLSESGDIAFHFKPRFSNATLVCNSFQTSHWGEEEVFNVFPLELKEPFEIEIFSDSEYFHVFIQENKVAQYEHRHKPLASINKVQVLNDLRFPLVELSKKRLYLG, from the exons ATGGATTGAttggggaatgggaaggaggCTCCCATCTGTACTCCAGCATTTCCCTCATTCTCTTTCCATTCACAGTTTGAAGCCTTTTGCTCAGGTGGCCTGGTCCCAGGCTGGAGCCTGATCGTCCAGGGTCAGACCAACTCCAAAGATGATGA GTTTGAAATAAACTTCCTCTCTGAGTCAGGTGACATCGCTTTCCACTTCAAACCCCGGTTCTCCAATGCTACCTTGGTCTGCAACTCCTTCCAGACCAGTCATTGGGGTGAAGAGGAAGTTTTCAATGTCTTCCCTCTGGAACTAAAGGAGCCTTTTGAG ATTGAAATCTTTTCAGACTCAGAGTATTTCCATGTCTTCATCCAAGAGAACAAGGTGGCACAGTATGAGCACCGACACAAACCACTGGCCTCCATCAACAAAGTGCAAGTGTTGAACGACCTCAGATTCCCTCTGGTGGAGCTTTCCAAGAAGCGCCTTTATCTGGG